The sequence tggactgacctgactgacctggactgactgaccgacctgacctgactgggatcttggactgacctgactgatctgactgacctggactgacctggaccgacctgaccgatcttgactggacctggactggatctggactggatctggactgacctgaccgatctgactgactgaccgatctgactggatcctggactgatctggactggatctggactggatctggactgacctggactgacctggactggatctggactgacctgactggatctggactggatctgactgacctggactggatctgactggatctggactgacctggactggatctggaccgacctgactgatctggacctgacctgactgactgactgatcctggactgacctggactgacctggactggatcctgactgactctggactggatctggacctgacctggactgacctggactgaccgactggatcgacctgaccgacctggactggacctgactggacctgaccgactggactggaccgacctggaacggatctggaccgacttgaccggactgaccgactggatcgactgactctgactgacctgaccggatctggactgacttgactgaccttgactgatctggaccgactctggactgactggactgacttggactgacttgactggacctggaccgacctgaccgatctgactggatctgaccgatctgactggatctgaccgactgactgactgatctggaccgacctggaccgactgactggatcgaccgacctggactgacctggactgacctgactggatctgactgatctggactgatctggactgacctggactggacctgactggatctggactgacctggactgacctggactgacctgactgaccgactgagatctggactgacctgactgacctgacctgactggatcgacctgactgactgacctggactggatctggactgacctggactggatctggactggatctggactgacctgactggatcgactggatctgacctgactggacttggactggatctgactgacctgaccgatctggactggatctgactgacctggactggatctggactgacctgactggatctgacctggacttggatctgacttggactggatctggactgacctggactgacctgactgacctggactggatctggactggatctgactgatctggactgacctgactgatctggactggacctggactggatctggactggacctggactggactggactggacctgactgacctggactggatctggactgacctgactgacctggactgacctggactgacctggactggatctggactgactggactcgactggatcgaccgatctggaccgacctggaccggacctgaccgatctggacctgaccgacctggactgacctggatctggactggactggacctgactggacctgactggactggatcgacctgaccgacctggactcgacctgactggatctgactgatctgactgacctgactgaatttgaccgatctggactgatcgactggatctggaccggactgactgacctggacctggaccggactgacctggactggatctgactgacctggactggatctggactgacctggaccgacctgactgacctggactggatctggactgacctggactggatctgactgacctggactggatctggactgacctggaccgatctgactggatctggactgacctggactggatctggactggacctggactgatctggactgacctggactggatctggactggacttgactgacctgatctggactgactggactgacctggactgatctggactgacctgactgacctgactgactggatctgactggatctggatctgactggatcgacctggactgacctgactgacctggactgatctggactgactctgaccgatctgactgatctgactggatctggactgatctggactgacctggactgatctggacttgacctggatcgactggactggatctggactggatctggactgacctggactgacctgactgacctggaccgatctggactggatctggactgacctggactgacctggactggatctggactgacctgactgatctgactgactggactggacctggactgacttgacctgactggactgaccgatctggactggatcggactgacctggactgacctgactgacctggactggatcgactggatcttggactgacctgactgactggaccgactgaccgacctggaccgacctggactggactggactgactggactggactgacctgactgactggactggatctggactgactgactgaccgatctgactggatctggactgacctgactgactggaccgacttgactgacctggactgacctggactggatctggactgactctggactggatctgactgactgactgactggactggatctggaccgaatctggactggatcttgactggaccgggactggacctggactgactctggatctaggatcttggactggatctgaccgatctggaccgactggaccagacctgactgactgacggatctggacttggacctgaccgatctgactctgaccttgactgacctggaccgatctgactggatcgactgattgactgactgactggactggatctggactgacctggactgacctggactggatctgactgacctggactggacctgactgatctgactggatctgactggacctggactggacttgactggatcttggactgacctgaccgacctgaccggacttgactgactgacctggactgacctgactcgacctggactgatctggactgacctggactgacctggactggatctggactgacctggactggatctggactggatctggactgacctgactgactctggactggatcctggaccgacctgacctgatctggactgacctgactgacctgatctgactggacctggactggatctggactggatctggactgacctggactggatctggactgacctggactggatctggactgacctggaccgatctggactgacctggactgacctggactgacctgactgatctgacctgactggactcgacctgactggattgaccgactgactggactggactctgactggatctggactgacctgaccgatctgactggacggatctggactggatcgactggactgactggatctgaccgactggactgacctgacttgatcctggactgacctggactgatctggaccgactgactgactgacctggactggatctgactgacctggactgacctgactggatctggactgacctggactggatctggactgacctggactggactggactgacctggactgacctggactggacctggactggatctggactggactggactggatctgactggatctggactggactgatctgactgacctggactgacctgactggactgactggactggacctgactggatctggactgacctggactggacctggaccgacctgaccgactggatcttgactgatctgaccgactgacctgacttggactgaccttgaccgacttgaccgacctggactgactggactgacctggactgacctggactggatctgactggatctggactgacctgactggacctgacctggactggatctggactggacctgactgaccttgactcgactctggactggacctggactggaccttggactggatctgactgacctgactggatctgactgatctgactgacctggactggacctgaccgatctggactgactggactgactggactggactgatctggactgacctggaccgacctgactggacctggactgacctggactgactgactggactgacctggactggatctggactgacctgactgatctggactggactgactggatctggactgacctggactggacctgactggacctggactggatctggatcgatctggacctgacgacctggactggatctgactggacctggactgacctgactggatctggactgatctggactggacctgactgacctgaccgactggactgacctggaccggatctgaccgactgactggacctggatctgacctgatctgacctgggacctggactggatctggactggatctggactgactctggactggatctggactgacctggactggatctggactgatctgaccgatctggactgacctgaccgatctggatctggactgactggactgacctggactgacctggactgactggactgaccgactgaattgacctgactggactggatctggactggatctggactggatctggactgacctgactgacctggactggatctggactgacctggactggatctgactggatctggactgacctggactggactcgactggactgacctggaccgacctgactgatctgatctggatcgactggactgacctggatcggatctgaccgatctggatctgactggactggaatgatctgactgactggactggatctggactgactggatcgacctggactggacctgactggatctggactgacctgactgacctgactgacctggactggactggactggatctgaccgacctggactggatctggactggacctgactgatctggactggatctggactgacctggactgacctgaccgatctggactggatcttgactggatctggactggatctgactgactggactggactgactggactgacctgactgacctggactgatctggactgacctggactgacctgactctggactgacctggactggatctggacaatttgactggatctggactggatctggactgacctgactggatctggactgacctggaccgatctgactgatctggactggatctggactgacctgactgactggactgacctgactggactctgactggatctgactgatctggactgacctggactggactgactggatctggactgaccttggaccgatctggactgacttggactggatctggactggacctgactgacttggactgatctgaccgacctggactgacctgactggacttggactgaccttgaccgacctggactggatctggactggatctgactgacctggactgacctggactggatctggactggatctggactgacttggactgacctggactggatctgactgacctggactgatctgactggatctggactgatctggactggatctgaccgacctgacctggacctggactggacctggactgacctggactgacctggactgactgacctggatctgacctggactgacctggactggacctgactggatctgaccggatctggactgacttggactggatctggactggatctggactggatctggactgacctgactgatctggactggacctggactggatctgactgatccttgactgatctggactggactggactggacctggaccgatcctggactggacctgaccggacctggactgacctgactgatcgactgacttggactggatctgactggactgactggaacggacctgactgactggactgactggactgacctgactgactggactggacctgggactgacttggaccgatctggactgacctgactggatctggactgatctggactgacctgactgacctggactggatctggactgacctggactggactgactgactggatctgactggactggactgactgaccgacctgactggacctgactggactgactggatctggactggatctggactggatctggacctgaccgactgacctggactggatctggactggatctggactgaccgatctggactggatctgaccgactctgactggatctggactgacctggactgactgactgacctgatctggactgaccttgactggatctgactgacttggactgacctggactggatcttgactgactggacctgacctggactgggactgacctggatctgactctggactggatctggactggactgaccggactgactgactctgaccgactggactgactggatctgactggaccttgactggatctgactggattctggactggatcgatcgacttgactggactggacctggactgactgactgactctggactgacctggactgatctgactggatctggactggatcttggacctggatctggactggatctcgaCCGGACGGACCTGgaatctggactgatctgatctggactgactgacggatctgacctggaccgatctggaccgaccgactgactggatctggactgacctggactggactgacctgactgacctgactggatctggactggatctggactgaccttggactggacctggactgacctggactgggatctgactggatctggactggacctggactggatctgactggatctggactggacctgactgacctggaaattgactgacctgactgatctggactgacctgactgacctgactgactgacctggactggatcctggactggacctggactgatctggactggacctggactgacctggactgacctggactgacctggactggatctggactggacctggacctgactgatcttggatcgactggatctggactggactgacctggactgacttggactgacctggactgactgactgactgactggatctgactgactctgactgacctggactggatctggactggatctggaacgacctgactgacctctggactggatcttgactgacctggactgatctggactggatctggactggatctggactgacctgactggatctggactgacctggactgacctggactggactggactgacctgactgatctggactgatctggactggacctgactgacctggactgacctggactgacctggactgacctgaccgacctggactggactgacctggaccgacctgaccggatctgaccgactggaccgatctggactggactgacttgaccgactctggactgacctgaccgacctggactgacctggactgacctggactgacctggactggactggactgactggactggatctggaccgacccgactggattgactgacgacactggaccgaccttggactgacctgactgacctgaccgactgactgacctgactgacctgactgatctggactgatctggactggactggactggatctggactgacctggactgaccttggactgacctggactggacctggactggacctggactgacctggactgacctgactggatctggactggaccttggactggatctggactgaccttgactggacctggactgatctggactgacctgaccgactggaccgactggactgaccttgactgacctggactgacctggactgacctgactggacctgactgacttggactgactggacctggactgacctggactggatccaatctggatctgacctggactgacctggactggaccgacctgactgactctggactgacctggactggatctggactggatctgactgacctggactgactctggaccgatctggactgacctggactgacctggactgacctgactggatctggactggatctgaccgacttggactgacctggactgacctggactgacctggactggacctgactggatctggactgacctggactggatctgaccgatctggactggatctgaccgacctgactgactctgactgactggaccgacctggactggatctggactgacctgactgacctgaccgacctggactgatctggactggatctgaccgacctgactgacctggactggatctgactgatctggactggatctggactggacctgactgacctggactggatctggactggatctgactgacctggactgacctggactggatctggactgacctggactggatctgactggacttggactgactgactggactgacctggactggatctggactgactggatctgactggatctggactggacctggactggatctggactggacctgaccgatctggactgacctggactgacctggactggatctgactgatctggactgacctggactgacctggactgacctgactgactgacctggactggatctggactgacctggactggacctgaccgacctgaccgacctggactggacctggactgacctggactgacctggactggatctgactgggatctgacctggacttgactggacctgacctggatcgactgatcttgactggactggatctggactgatctggactgacctggaccgacctggactggatctggactgacctgacctgactggatctggactgacctgactgaccttggactggatctgactgatctgactggatctggactgatctgactgaccttgactggatctggactgacctggactggatctgactgacctgactggatctggactggatctggactgatctgactgactggactggatctggactgacctggactgacctggactgacctgactggatctggacttggactcgacctggactggatctggactgacctgactggatctggactgatctggactggatctggaccgacctggactgacctgactgactgacctgactgacctggactggatctggactgacctggactgacctgactgacctggactgacctgactggatctggactggatctggactggatctggactgacctggactgacctgactggacctgaccgatcttgacttgacctgactgacctggactgacttgactgactgactggatctgactggatctggactgacctggactggaccttggactgacctggactggatctggactgacctgactgacctggactgacctggactggacctgactgactaggactggactgacctggactgatctgactggatctgactgactggactggactgactgatctggactgactggaattgacctggactgacctgactggatctggactgatctggactggatctggactgacctggactgacctgactggatctggactgacctggattgacctggactgatcctggactgatctggactgacctggactggattgacggattgattgattgatttgattgacctggattggatttggattgattggattgattggattgatttggattttgattgatttgactggattgatttggattggatttgattggatttggattgatttggattggatttggattggatttggattggatttggattggatttggattggatttggattggatttggattggatttggattggatttggattggatttggattggatttggattggatttggattggatttggattggactctgcattattttttttaattttaattttggtttTCAAGGCTATAACaacatttttcgaaaaatcataaacttttggaattctttcttAGCTAATCAATGGAAATAAGAGCTAATTATTATGTTcctacattttatttaatatagTCAACTAATCTATTCAATCAGTGATGCTGATCAACATTGGCATAGCTCTCTCCGTGAGGATGGTGGGCGTGTCCCTTGCGTTGAACATGGGCTTGGAAACCGTGGTGGTGATCAGAGTGGTAATCAACAACACGGTGGGTTCCGTCGGCTTCATCTACGGTGTACTGTCCCTTCACTTGGTCTCCATCACGGTGTTCCCAGGCGCTCTTATGGTCGTGGGTGTGTGGGTCCTTGACGCCATATTCGTACTTGTATTTCGGATGGGCATGATGGTGTTCTTCGTGATGATGACCATGCCCATAGTACTCAGCGCTAGCAATGACTGACAGGCAAACAACTAGAGCGATAATCtttgaaaatggaacagttgTTATAAATTTTTCGAAATGGAACATTTGAATATCACATATGATACTTGCCTTAAACATTTTGACAATAGGTTTGAGTGGGCTCGTCTGCTGTACACTTTTCTGAACACTGATGCCTTCTTCACTAGAACACAGATCTTATATACAAAAATGCGaaatatcatatttttcgtttcCACGATGCTGGCCTTCCTAAACATAATGTCTCGCCTCTGCCGAAAAAGCGAAATCTCATAACATGCAACTAATTGGAAAATTCTCATAACAGTTGCACAGCTACCCACAATTCCGTTTTCACTTCTCTCGGTCGTTCTATCGTGCAGCCTTGCGCGCCACCACACGCCATGTCCGAAGTTATGAGTCTCTGTATGACACCACCTTTGCCTTGCATTTGGCTTAACTTTGCGTGGTTTAGATGTTTCTCTCATTGTTCCGTTGCTGATTCAGACAAACTGCTTTGCCATAATTACTTACATCGCGTTTCGCCCATTACGGTAAATGGTGTTGATCATTTAATGTAATACACTGCTTGCGACGCTTCGTACCGGTCAATTAATCCGCTAGCCATCAATTTATTGAACGGCATAATTTTAAATCAatcgccaaaaattcaaaattgcgTCGAATCATAATCGACGTGAAAAATGACCTTTTGACGAGAGGCGAGTAACATTTAATGACAACTTCGAGACAGCTCGCCCGGAATATGGGACATTTCGTAACTGGGGGCATGTTTCATGTAGGAGAGCATAGCGGTTCAAAAGGAAGCAAGTCAGACTCGATTAACTCGGAAATTGCCCGGCGTAAAGCTGAGCATATGAGCGGCTGCATTTGCGACCGACAGCAAGATGACCAATTAACCTGTTATCACATCAGTCTTCGTTTCGTGGCTTTTGCGTCCAGCAAGTCAGGTCAAGATGCATATGCGACGCAGACATACTCACCAGGGGATCTGTCTTATGCTATGGGTGCCGCAAATCTTCGCGTCTGTGGGATAATTTATGACATAAGCGGCGGGTGAGATCATTTTTGGCAGTGCCCGGTAATCAACGACTATCGACCAGCAAGTGCACTTGGACGAATGAGACCAAATTGAACGGTTTACAAGTTAAGTTCGAAAGCAACATCTTCAAATAATTCTCCGAAAATTGATTATGTACGTAATACCCGAAGAAATaagttaatttgaaaaaaataacagaggaagtattttttaaatgaaatttcaaCTGTTTTTGTATTGAAAC comes from Armigeres subalbatus isolate Guangzhou_Male chromosome 2, GZ_Asu_2, whole genome shotgun sequence and encodes:
- the LOC134211274 gene encoding cuticle protein 19-like isoform X1, translating into MFKIIALVVCLSVIASAEYYGHGHHHEEHHHAHPKYKYEYGVKDPHTHDHKSAWEHRDGDQVKGQYTVDEADGTHRVVDYHSDHHHGFQAHVQRKGHAHHPHGESYANVDQHH
- the LOC134211274 gene encoding cuticle protein 21-like isoform X2, producing MMWMVSMSLAQHMRLESSLVVRDVVHNAMGTISLIQSVLSLHVVPIAVFPGALVIIIALVVCLSVIASAEYYGHGHHHEEHHHAHPKYKYEYGVKDPHTHDHKSAWEHRDGDQVKGQYTVDEADGTHRVVDYHSDHHHGFQAHVQRKGHAHHPHGESYANVDQHH